A region from the Euleptes europaea isolate rEulEur1 chromosome 13, rEulEur1.hap1, whole genome shotgun sequence genome encodes:
- the LOC130486359 gene encoding cytochrome b-c1 complex subunit 9, whose amino-acid sequence MALGRQLYHLLFRRTSTFALTIIVGAVVFERVFDQGADALYDHMNKGKLWKHIKHKYETGEE is encoded by the exons ATGGCGCTGGGCAGGCAACTGTATCACTTGCTTTTTCGCCGCACCTCCACCTTTGCCCTCACGATCATCGTGGGCGCGGTGGTCTTCGAGCGGGTTTTCGACCAGGGCGCGGATGCTCTCTACGACCACATGAACAAGGGA aagctgtggaagcacaTCAAGCATAAATACGAGACTGGTGAAGAGTAA